The proteins below come from a single Chiloscyllium punctatum isolate Juve2018m chromosome 18, sChiPun1.3, whole genome shotgun sequence genomic window:
- the LOC140489442 gene encoding galanin peptides-like: MYKDRTLICMSLILCGLVTESFGLVIMPKDKRGWTLNSAGYLLGPHAANGHRSLNDKGGLAGKRDTFDDNYKSAVASSSNPLHSVDENILQTLIEFLSYVHQRESGLLDHSNVPLSAEQMQQA, encoded by the exons atgTATAAAGACAGGACCCTGATCTGTATGTCTTTGATACTTTGTGGATTAGTGACCGAAAGTTTTGGTTTAGTGATCATG CCTAAAGACAAGAGAGGTTGGACATTGAACAGTGCTGGATATCTGTTAGGTCCAC ATGCAGCGAATGGTCACAGATCACTGAATGACAAAGGGGGTCTCGCTGGAAAGAGAGATACCTTCGATGACAATTACAAATCAGCTGTCGCAAGTTCCA GTAATCCACTACATTCAGTTGATGAAAATATACTTCAGACCCTGATAGAATTCCTGAGTTATGTGCATCAGAGAG AATCTGGTTTACTGGATCACTCCAATGTACCACTCTCAGCAGAACAAATGCAACAAGCATAA